Proteins from a single region of Labedella gwakjiensis:
- a CDS encoding DUF3072 domain-containing protein translates to MADAGNTNPGPNDGADAPNGATGTEGDTLGGNSGDTAVKDPDDWVTGDEPMTGAQRSYLDTLAREAGEELSADLTKAEASEHIERLQEKTGRGK, encoded by the coding sequence ATCGCCGACGCCGGCAACACCAACCCCGGCCCCAACGACGGCGCCGACGCCCCCAACGGGGCCACGGGAACCGAGGGCGACACCCTCGGCGGGAACAGTGGCGATACCGCCGTCAAGGACCCCGACGACTGGGTCACGGGCGACGAGCCGATGACGGGCGCGCAGCGCAGCTACCTCGACACGCTCGCGCGCGAGGCGGGCGAGGAACTGTCCGCCGACCTCACCAAGGCCGAGGCGTCCGAGCACATCGAGCGCCTCCAGGAGAAGACAGGACGAGGGAAGTAG
- a CDS encoding HNH endonuclease signature motif containing protein yields MTTHGAPFQDAVAHATAILGVSVAGLVPGRLSTSEWVTLLRDVERLGRLVDAARVALAGDAENRTGGPLDALAALGYASAVDAVATLTGLPDRDAKRRIRLGGKLNAGVSLTGAETGSAHPLIAEAVSAGTLGVDAATILTDALDGVSPRVDPVVVSEAEEALVQLAAGSANHPPLRADLVRGQAQLFVEAIDPDGVRPREEAARRRRRFTIGPETRDGLIPVHGLLTLEIGASLKRLIDAHVRKVSFTDPSRPFGDPDTSVPHTDDRTPAQRRHDTLADIISAASRVKDAPEQAGSAPAITVTVTQTALDEGHGVGTIDGVDTPISVDSIEKMIDSRGIQTVTMNPNRRILSLGSVQRCFTSSQRRAITARDGGCVIPGCTTPAGWCDVHHVIPWRGGGQTHTDNGVLLCWGHHQNIDNGPWRLTMPDGIPHVRGPGHPDWTHTTKARTGPPLTRTG; encoded by the coding sequence ATGACCACCCACGGCGCGCCTTTCCAGGACGCGGTCGCACACGCGACCGCGATCCTCGGCGTGTCCGTCGCGGGCCTGGTTCCGGGCCGGTTGTCGACCTCCGAGTGGGTGACGTTGCTCCGTGATGTGGAGCGACTCGGCCGCCTCGTGGACGCCGCCCGTGTCGCGCTCGCCGGGGACGCGGAGAACCGTACCGGCGGGCCCCTCGACGCTCTCGCCGCCCTCGGGTATGCGTCCGCGGTCGACGCCGTCGCGACGCTCACCGGGTTGCCGGACCGGGACGCAAAACGGAGAATCCGGCTGGGTGGGAAGCTCAACGCCGGAGTGTCGCTGACCGGCGCGGAGACGGGGTCAGCGCATCCCCTGATCGCCGAGGCAGTGTCCGCCGGAACTCTGGGCGTCGACGCGGCCACGATCCTCACCGACGCTCTCGATGGGGTTTCGCCGCGGGTCGATCCGGTCGTCGTGTCGGAGGCGGAAGAGGCATTGGTGCAGTTGGCTGCGGGTTCCGCGAATCACCCGCCCCTCCGCGCGGATCTCGTCCGAGGGCAAGCCCAGCTGTTCGTCGAAGCGATCGACCCCGACGGGGTCCGCCCCCGGGAAGAAGCGGCACGGCGGAGACGACGCTTCACGATCGGACCGGAGACGAGGGATGGGCTCATCCCGGTGCATGGGTTGTTGACGTTGGAGATCGGGGCGTCGTTGAAGCGACTCATCGACGCTCACGTGCGGAAGGTGAGCTTCACCGACCCGTCCCGGCCATTCGGCGACCCGGACACGTCCGTCCCGCACACCGATGACCGCACCCCGGCGCAACGTCGCCACGACACATTGGCCGACATCATCAGCGCAGCATCGCGCGTGAAGGACGCCCCCGAACAGGCCGGGTCGGCACCTGCGATCACGGTCACCGTGACACAGACGGCACTCGACGAGGGACATGGTGTCGGCACGATCGATGGCGTCGACACCCCCATCTCCGTTGACAGCATCGAGAAGATGATCGACTCCCGCGGCATCCAGACCGTCACGATGAACCCGAACCGACGCATCCTGTCCCTCGGGTCCGTGCAACGCTGCTTCACCTCGTCGCAACGCCGGGCCATCACGGCTCGGGATGGCGGGTGCGTCATCCCCGGGTGCACCACGCCCGCGGGGTGGTGCGACGTCCACCACGTCATCCCGTGGCGTGGCGGCGGGCAGACCCACACCGACAACGGAGTCCTGTTGTGCTGGGGACACCACCAGAACATCGACAACGGACCCTGGCGACTCACCATGCCGGACGGAATCCCCCACGTCCGTGGACCGGGCCACCCCGATTGGACCCACACCACCAAGGCCCGCACCGGACCACCCCTCACCCGCACCGGATGA
- a CDS encoding PspC domain-containing protein translates to MNLVRPRRGRVFAGVCAAIANRYQWNPTTVRVLTVLSLLLPGPQIILYVILWIIIPKEA, encoded by the coding sequence ATGAACCTCGTACGTCCTCGCCGCGGCCGCGTCTTCGCGGGCGTCTGCGCCGCCATCGCCAACCGTTACCAGTGGAACCCGACGACGGTGAGGGTCCTCACGGTCCTCAGCCTCCTGCTTCCGGGCCCTCAGATCATCCTGTACGTCATCCTCTGGATCATCATCCCCAAGGAGGCGTGA
- a CDS encoding ribonuclease H family protein yields MTITAAADGSALGNPGPAGWAWYIDDENWAAGGWKHATNNQGELMAVLDLFLATAHLDDDLHILCDSQYVINCVTKWMLGWKKKGWRKGDGKPVMNVDLLKQIDDAIVGRRYRFEWVKGHVGHVLNEAADSRARAVAEAFQRGAAVPEGPGLTTAGGGGAAESRAGIGRADAGRAAAGGAAASAATTDPVGAQPVSGRRVTTQPETPSLFSFDDEPADAPSRTITVALSETEHARLAERARSAGLRPEDYLRGLI; encoded by the coding sequence ATGACCATCACGGCCGCTGCGGACGGATCCGCCCTCGGGAACCCCGGACCAGCCGGATGGGCCTGGTACATCGACGACGAGAACTGGGCGGCCGGCGGCTGGAAGCACGCCACGAACAACCAGGGCGAGCTCATGGCGGTCCTCGATCTTTTCCTCGCGACGGCGCATCTCGACGACGACCTCCACATCCTGTGCGACAGCCAGTACGTCATCAACTGCGTCACGAAGTGGATGCTGGGCTGGAAGAAGAAGGGCTGGCGCAAGGGCGACGGCAAACCGGTCATGAACGTCGACCTGCTGAAGCAGATCGACGATGCGATCGTCGGCAGACGATACCGCTTCGAGTGGGTCAAGGGTCACGTGGGGCACGTCCTCAACGAGGCGGCCGACTCCCGGGCTCGAGCCGTTGCTGAGGCTTTCCAACGGGGGGCGGCGGTGCCGGAGGGACCCGGCCTCACGACGGCGGGCGGCGGCGGAGCGGCGGAGAGCCGCGCTGGGATTGGCCGGGCGGACGCGGGCCGGGCGGCAGCGGGCGGGGCGGCCGCAAGCGCCGCGACGACCGATCCCGTCGGTGCGCAGCCCGTATCGGGCCGACGAGTGACGACACAGCCCGAGACGCCGAGCCTGTTCTCCTTCGACGACGAGCCGGCAGACGCACCGAGCCGGACGATCACCGTCGCACTGTCGGAGACCGAGCACGCGCGACTCGCCGAACGTGCGCGAAGCGCCGGTCTCCGTCCAGAGGACTACCTGCGCGGCCTCATCTGA
- a CDS encoding cation:proton antiporter produces MEILVVGVAALIVIAGATALGPRLRVAAPLILVVLGIVVSFLPVLPDFEVDPEWILAGILPPLLYSAAVSMPAMNFRRELNAIGGLSIVLVVLSAVVLGFFFSLVIPGLGIWWGIALGAIVSPTDAVATSIVRRLGVGGRIVSVLEGESLLNDATALVLLRSAIAATAAAVSFWDVAGDFAFAVAIAAVLGVVVGFANLWVRQRVTDSTVNTVLSFTVPFLASIPAELLGASGLVAAVVAGLITGHGAARRLSPQHRASDAQNWRTVELVLEGGIFLIMGLELSALMADVEAAHEGVHNAVIIALGALLLTVLVRAAYLTPLLTILRGRRLRREQAKPRIEALNERLGESGEPAEWPFGRRAPMTDQRVRQTRTRLRRLLADMDYYVAEPLGWREGGVLVWAGMRGAVTLAAAQTLPSDTPNRSLLVLIAFFVAAASLMLQGGTLSRVVRWLKPAGVDEDAQRAERAALLELLSDVSRRVREEQGLPPVGGPASAVVVDTDADARNAHSVRSETSPDSDADGDAYGELTPEEQERDALDGGSRHAPGASGSSGGSGPGGDGPGGDGPGRDASTDEDDERVALHARMRAVTLAVILAQREALLDARDDGTFDAESLDMALATLDAAQISLELQGAPPER; encoded by the coding sequence ATGGAGATCCTGGTCGTCGGTGTCGCCGCGCTCATCGTGATCGCCGGCGCCACGGCTCTCGGTCCACGCCTGCGCGTCGCCGCCCCGCTCATCCTCGTGGTCCTCGGCATCGTGGTGAGCTTCCTTCCCGTGCTGCCCGACTTCGAGGTCGACCCCGAGTGGATCCTCGCGGGCATCCTGCCGCCGCTGCTGTATTCGGCGGCCGTGTCCATGCCCGCCATGAACTTCCGTCGGGAGCTCAATGCGATCGGCGGGCTGTCGATCGTGCTCGTCGTGCTCTCGGCCGTCGTCCTCGGATTCTTCTTCTCCCTCGTGATCCCGGGTCTCGGGATCTGGTGGGGAATCGCTCTCGGTGCCATCGTGAGCCCGACGGACGCGGTCGCGACGTCCATCGTCCGACGGTTGGGTGTCGGCGGGCGAATCGTCTCCGTCCTCGAGGGCGAGAGTCTGCTCAACGACGCGACGGCACTCGTCCTGCTGCGATCCGCCATCGCGGCGACGGCCGCCGCGGTCTCCTTCTGGGATGTGGCCGGCGACTTCGCATTCGCCGTCGCCATCGCGGCTGTGCTCGGAGTCGTCGTCGGGTTCGCGAACCTGTGGGTGCGTCAGCGCGTCACCGATTCGACGGTGAACACCGTGCTGTCGTTCACCGTGCCGTTTCTCGCTTCGATCCCGGCAGAGCTCCTGGGGGCGTCGGGCCTCGTGGCCGCCGTCGTCGCGGGACTCATCACGGGTCACGGCGCGGCCAGGCGGCTGTCTCCGCAGCACCGTGCATCGGATGCGCAGAACTGGCGCACCGTCGAGCTCGTGCTCGAGGGAGGGATCTTCCTCATCATGGGCCTCGAGCTCTCCGCCCTGATGGCGGATGTCGAGGCCGCTCACGAGGGCGTACACAATGCGGTCATCATCGCGCTCGGGGCGCTCCTGCTCACCGTGCTCGTGCGGGCCGCGTACCTGACGCCGCTTCTGACGATCCTCCGCGGTCGACGGCTTCGCCGGGAGCAGGCGAAGCCGCGGATCGAGGCGCTCAACGAGCGCTTGGGCGAGAGCGGAGAACCCGCCGAGTGGCCGTTCGGTCGTCGAGCGCCGATGACGGACCAGCGCGTCCGCCAGACGAGGACGCGACTTCGGCGCCTCCTCGCGGACATGGATTATTACGTCGCGGAGCCGCTCGGGTGGCGCGAGGGCGGCGTGCTCGTCTGGGCGGGAATGCGTGGCGCCGTCACGCTCGCTGCCGCGCAGACCCTCCCGTCTGACACCCCGAACCGTTCGCTGCTCGTCCTGATCGCGTTCTTCGTCGCGGCTGCGTCGCTCATGCTGCAGGGCGGAACGCTGTCCCGGGTCGTCCGGTGGCTGAAACCTGCTGGGGTCGACGAGGATGCTCAGCGCGCGGAGCGTGCCGCTTTGCTCGAGCTCCTGTCGGACGTCTCGCGCCGCGTGCGTGAGGAGCAGGGGCTTCCGCCGGTAGGCGGCCCGGCGTCCGCTGTCGTCGTCGATACCGATGCCGATGCGCGAAACGCGCACAGTGTTCGTTCGGAGACCAGCCCCGATAGCGATGCCGATGGCGATGCTTACGGCGAGCTGACACCGGAGGAGCAGGAGCGGGACGCATTGGACGGCGGGTCTCGGCACGCGCCGGGAGCGTCTGGTTCGAGCGGCGGCAGCGGTCCGGGCGGTGACGGGCCGGGTGGTGACGGGCCGGGTCGTGACGCAAGCACGGACGAGGACGATGAGCGTGTTGCTCTTCATGCCCGGATGCGTGCTGTGACGCTCGCGGTCATCCTCGCCCAGCGGGAGGCGCTTCTCGACGCCAGAGACGACGGAACGTTCGACGCCGAGTCGCTCGACATGGCCCTCGCGACGCTCGATGCGGCCCAGATCAGCCTCGAACTCCAGGGTGCGCCGCCCGAACGTTGA
- a CDS encoding YoaK family protein, translating to MEVPTVSSHIRRYAAGLILLTAATGSIDAVSYLALDRVFTGNMTGNVLFIGFALVGVAGIPFLNNVVALAGFVLGSIVSGRIVGRGHTRLLPRRSVWTLVTGALIIAGLAAVWAVLGELDDRGLLIVTALLAIVMGAQVSAVKPIGNSDITTIVVTNTLANLARDSRLGGGRGEKWVQRLLAVVAMGGGAALGAALIGWMSGAAALAGGGVLYVAGVLMLSLTSRAERRAESRVGV from the coding sequence GTGGAGGTCCCCACCGTGTCGTCTCACATCCGCCGTTACGCCGCCGGCCTGATCCTGCTCACCGCCGCGACCGGATCGATCGACGCCGTGAGCTATCTGGCTCTCGATCGCGTCTTCACCGGCAACATGACGGGGAACGTGCTGTTCATCGGTTTCGCGCTCGTGGGTGTCGCCGGCATCCCGTTCCTCAACAACGTGGTCGCGCTCGCCGGTTTCGTCCTCGGCTCCATCGTGAGCGGACGGATCGTCGGCAGGGGACACACCCGTCTGCTCCCCCGACGCTCGGTGTGGACACTCGTCACGGGCGCCCTGATCATCGCGGGGCTCGCTGCGGTATGGGCTGTACTCGGAGAGCTCGACGACCGCGGCCTGCTCATCGTGACGGCGCTCCTCGCGATCGTGATGGGCGCCCAGGTATCGGCGGTAAAGCCCATCGGCAACAGCGACATCACCACCATCGTGGTCACCAACACCCTCGCGAACCTCGCCAGGGACAGTCGACTCGGCGGTGGACGCGGCGAGAAGTGGGTGCAGCGACTGCTGGCCGTGGTCGCGATGGGCGGCGGCGCGGCGCTGGGAGCTGCCCTCATCGGATGGATGTCCGGAGCGGCGGCGCTCGCCGGCGGTGGGGTGCTCTATGTGGCAGGCGTCCTCATGCTGAGTCTGACGTCCCGGGCGGAGCGCCGAGCGGAGTCCCGCGTCGGCGTATGA
- a CDS encoding class I SAM-dependent methyltransferase: MSAGEGWSDVAELWAESWGPAARPVHLRLVESANIEPGARVLDVGCGTGEFLAVLASRGALVAGIDAASGMVERSRLAVPGADIRQASWERIPWPDATFDVVTAVNALQFADDSLAALDEAVRVTRPGGLIVIANWADRALNDLDTIDAALAVADGEEPTPDGDLRLPGGLEAVLRDSGVHVVEAGTIDIRWELPGSTALLRAVLLDDETSDDAEPYRATVLRSAQPYVREDGRYVLDNTFRYAVGRVAGDALDGQDDA; this comes from the coding sequence ATGAGCGCGGGAGAGGGGTGGTCCGACGTCGCCGAATTGTGGGCGGAGTCGTGGGGTCCCGCCGCGCGGCCCGTGCATCTCCGTCTCGTCGAGAGTGCCAACATCGAGCCGGGTGCAAGGGTCCTCGACGTCGGTTGTGGGACAGGTGAGTTCCTGGCCGTGCTCGCGAGCCGTGGTGCCCTCGTCGCCGGCATCGATGCGGCCTCAGGGATGGTCGAGCGCTCGCGCCTCGCGGTGCCCGGCGCCGACATCCGGCAGGCGTCGTGGGAGCGCATTCCCTGGCCGGACGCAACATTCGACGTGGTCACGGCCGTGAACGCTCTCCAATTCGCGGATGACTCTCTCGCCGCGCTCGATGAGGCCGTGCGGGTGACGCGGCCGGGAGGACTCATCGTCATCGCGAACTGGGCCGATCGCGCACTCAACGATCTCGACACGATCGATGCCGCCCTCGCGGTGGCCGACGGGGAGGAACCGACGCCCGACGGGGATCTGCGCCTACCCGGCGGACTCGAAGCGGTCCTCCGGGACTCGGGTGTGCATGTCGTGGAGGCCGGCACGATCGACATCCGCTGGGAACTGCCCGGATCGACAGCGCTCCTCCGCGCCGTCCTCCTCGATGACGAGACGTCGGACGACGCGGAACCCTACCGCGCCACCGTGCTCCGGTCGGCGCAGCCTTACGTGCGCGAGGATGGGCGGTACGTGCTGGACAACACGTTCCGGTACGCCGTCGGTCGCGTGGCCGGCGACGCCCTCGACGGACAGGACGACGCATGA